From a single Candidatus Defluviilinea gracilis genomic region:
- a CDS encoding 4-vinyl reductase, producing MIDTFHYPNRMGRIILLSMEEVMGRNGVNAVLNLSSHKTLIENYPADDSKLNFPFSTVSALGGTLEQVYGPHGGRGLATRIGRACFNYGVRQYSGQMGLTEMAFRLLPLPAKLNAGARAFAELFNKFTDQRVRIEENGNTLLWHIERCPLCWERRSHEPVCHLAVGLLQEALYWLSGGKIFHVEEQTCIAAGDQTCAIAIDPSPML from the coding sequence ATGATCGACACCTTCCATTATCCGAATCGTATGGGGCGGATCATTTTGCTATCCATGGAAGAAGTGATGGGGCGCAACGGCGTCAACGCCGTGTTGAATCTTTCCTCCCATAAAACATTGATCGAAAATTACCCAGCCGATGATTCGAAACTGAATTTCCCCTTTTCCACCGTAAGCGCGCTGGGCGGAACGTTGGAGCAGGTCTACGGTCCGCACGGCGGACGCGGGCTGGCGACCCGCATCGGGCGCGCCTGTTTCAATTACGGAGTCCGCCAATATAGCGGGCAAATGGGACTGACCGAGATGGCGTTCCGACTGTTGCCCCTGCCCGCCAAGTTAAACGCGGGCGCGCGGGCGTTTGCCGAACTGTTCAATAAGTTCACCGACCAGCGCGTGCGGATCGAGGAAAATGGGAACACTTTGCTTTGGCACATCGAACGCTGTCCCTTGTGTTGGGAGAGGCGGTCGCATGAACCGGTCTGTCATCTGGCGGTCGGGTTATTGCAAGAAGCCTTGTATTGGTTGAGCGGAGGGAAGATCTTCCACGTGGAAGAACAAACATGCATCGCCGCGGGAGACCAAACCTGCGCGATCGCGATCGATCCCTCGCCGATGTTATAA